A single region of the Pontimicrobium sp. SW4 genome encodes:
- the tpiA gene encoding triose-phosphate isomerase: protein MRKQIVAGNWKMNNDLSETELLITNLKKQNKTSTAEVMIAPSFVNLYHAFEALRIHDIEVVAQNMHFAESGAFTGEVSASMLKSVGVKTVILGHSERRAYFNETDEDLAKKVDAALSNNMNVIFCFGEELTDRKSGNHEAVVENQIKNALFHLSNDTWSNIVLAYEPVWAIGTGETASPEQAQDMHAFIRKTVSNKYGDSIANDVPILYGGSVKPNNAKEIFSKQDVDGGLIGGASLNAEDFYNIVNAF from the coding sequence ATGAGAAAGCAAATTGTAGCAGGAAACTGGAAAATGAATAATGACTTATCAGAAACGGAATTGCTCATTACTAACTTAAAAAAACAAAATAAAACATCTACAGCTGAGGTCATGATTGCACCATCTTTTGTGAATCTATATCATGCTTTTGAAGCTTTAAGAATCCATGATATTGAGGTGGTTGCTCAAAACATGCATTTTGCCGAAAGCGGTGCTTTTACAGGCGAAGTAAGTGCAAGTATGCTTAAAAGTGTTGGTGTAAAAACAGTCATTTTAGGTCATAGTGAACGTCGTGCATATTTTAACGAAACAGACGAGGATTTAGCTAAAAAGGTAGATGCTGCTTTAAGTAATAATATGAATGTAATTTTTTGTTTTGGAGAAGAATTAACCGATAGAAAATCTGGTAATCACGAAGCTGTTGTTGAAAACCAAATTAAAAATGCTTTGTTTCATTTATCAAATGATACTTGGAGCAATATAGTTTTAGCGTACGAGCCTGTTTGGGCTATTGGCACAGGTGAAACTGCTAGCCCAGAGCAAGCACAAGATATGCATGCTTTTATTAGAAAAACAGTATCAAATAAATACGGTGATTCAATTGCGAATGATGTTCCTATTCTTTACGGAGGAAGTGTAAAGCCTAACAATGCCAAAGAGATTTTTTCTAAGCAAGATGTTGATGGAGGTTTAATAGGTGGTGCATCACTTAATGCCGAAGATTTCTACAACATTGTAAACGCTTTTTAG
- a CDS encoding GspE/PulE family protein yields the protein MDHSFDIPTSLLQLISSDQAYHYNIVPSKNDNGTLVFKSHNTSEDLRKELQIVLGKEIKLLPESVENIQSYLAKNFRKNTGITNKNLHYSSDFLQNLLLTAKHIGSSDIHFEPYENRCRVRFRLDGKLKEYYLISIDEYPIIVNKLKIKAGLDISEKRLPQDGRITIKMNLDEFDIRVSSLPTLYGEKIVLRILSKDASHISLEDLGFTTEELRIYKETIKTPNGIVLISGPTGSGKTTTLYATLKLLNDNKTNILTIEDPIEYTLDGINQVQLKENIGLDFPNTLRTFLRQDPDIIMVGEIRDVKTANMAIRAALTGHLVLSTIHTNSAWATVSRLIDMNIPSFLIASTLNASVAQRLVRVLCTNCKKEAKVYKEIFPENFNAPINLKRHTIAQGCNKCHHTGYKGRKAIYEIIPITKSLIFHVKNNDLEIDNYLREHNIKTLKDNAIDLIQKGITSVEEVYSLLVD from the coding sequence ATGGATCATTCTTTTGACATACCCACATCTCTTTTGCAATTAATTAGTAGTGATCAGGCATACCACTACAACATTGTTCCATCAAAAAATGATAATGGCACTTTAGTTTTTAAATCTCACAATACATCGGAAGATTTAAGAAAGGAATTACAAATTGTTCTTGGAAAAGAAATTAAATTACTTCCTGAAAGTGTAGAAAATATCCAAAGTTATCTAGCAAAGAATTTTAGAAAAAACACTGGGATCACCAATAAAAACTTACACTACAGCTCTGACTTTTTACAGAATCTATTATTAACTGCAAAACATATTGGCAGTAGTGATATCCATTTTGAACCTTATGAAAACAGATGCCGTGTTAGGTTTAGATTAGACGGCAAATTAAAAGAATATTATCTTATATCAATTGATGAATATCCAATAATTGTTAATAAACTTAAAATTAAAGCTGGTCTAGATATTTCAGAAAAACGACTACCACAAGATGGACGTATAACTATTAAAATGAACCTTGATGAATTTGATATACGAGTGTCTAGTTTACCCACTTTATATGGAGAAAAAATTGTATTACGTATTTTAAGCAAGGATGCTAGCCATATTTCATTAGAAGATTTAGGATTTACAACCGAAGAGCTCCGAATCTATAAAGAAACTATAAAAACTCCTAATGGAATTGTACTTATATCTGGCCCAACAGGTTCTGGAAAAACCACAACATTATATGCCACTTTAAAACTACTTAACGATAATAAAACTAACATTTTAACTATTGAAGATCCTATTGAGTATACCCTAGATGGTATAAATCAAGTACAGCTAAAAGAAAATATTGGACTTGATTTTCCAAATACTTTAAGAACCTTTTTAAGACAAGATCCAGATATAATAATGGTTGGTGAAATTCGTGATGTTAAAACAGCCAATATGGCCATAAGAGCTGCATTAACTGGTCATTTAGTTTTATCGACTATACATACAAATTCAGCATGGGCTACTGTTTCTAGACTAATAGACATGAATATTCCTTCGTTTTTAATAGCAAGCACTTTAAATGCAAGTGTTGCTCAAAGGCTAGTAAGAGTTCTATGCACAAACTGTAAAAAGGAAGCTAAAGTTTATAAAGAAATTTTTCCTGAAAATTTTAATGCTCCTATTAATTTAAAAAGACATACTATCGCACAAGGCTGCAATAAATGCCATCATACTGGATATAAAGGAAGAAAAGCTATTTATGAAATTATACCCATTACAAAATCGCTCATATTTCATGTTAAAAATAATGATCTAGAAATAGATAATTATTTAAGAGAACACAATATCAAGACTTTAAAAGATAATGCTATCGATTTAATACAAAAAGGCATAACATCTGTTGAAGAGGTATACTCATTACTGGTCGATTGA
- a CDS encoding DUF1599 domain-containing protein has protein sequence MQNTSKQYDEVISTCRELFVNKMSDYGSAWRILRLPSLTDQIFIKAQRIRGLQQNDVQKVDEGEVSEFIGIINYCIMALIQLEKGVVEQPDLSVDEATKLYDEQVAITKQLMQDKNHDYGEAWRDMRVSSLTDLILQKLLRVKQIEDNSGKTIVSEGIDANYQDMINYAIFALIHIREQE, from the coding sequence ATGCAAAATACTTCAAAACAATATGACGAGGTGATATCTACTTGTAGAGAGCTGTTTGTGAACAAAATGAGCGATTATGGAAGTGCCTGGAGAATACTAAGATTACCTTCTTTAACTGACCAGATTTTTATAAAAGCGCAGCGCATAAGAGGATTGCAACAAAATGATGTACAAAAAGTAGATGAAGGAGAAGTAAGCGAGTTTATAGGAATAATTAATTATTGTATTATGGCTTTAATACAATTAGAAAAAGGTGTGGTTGAGCAACCAGACTTATCGGTAGATGAAGCTACTAAGCTATATGATGAGCAAGTAGCAATAACAAAACAGCTTATGCAAGATAAAAACCATGATTATGGTGAAGCTTGGAGAGATATGCGTGTGAGTTCGTTAACCGATTTAATTTTACAAAAACTATTGCGTGTAAAACAAATAGAAGATAACTCAGGAAAAACCATTGTAAGTGAAGGTATTGATGCTAATTATCAAGATATGATTAATTATGCCATTTTTGCTTTAATCCATATTAGAGAACAAGAATAA
- a CDS encoding ATP-dependent Clp protease adaptor ClpS, with translation MSTKEKLLEKVSIKEEIVKQNEIVLFNDDVNTFDHVIDTLVDVCDHSAEQAEQCALIVHYKGKCTVKTGEYDYLEPRCTMLLKAGLSAEIV, from the coding sequence ATGAGTACAAAGGAAAAATTATTAGAAAAAGTTTCTATAAAGGAGGAAATTGTTAAACAAAACGAGATTGTTTTATTTAATGACGATGTTAATACTTTTGATCATGTAATAGATACACTTGTAGATGTTTGTGATCACTCAGCAGAACAAGCTGAACAATGTGCACTTATAGTACATTATAAAGGTAAATGTACAGTAAAAACAGGCGAGTATGACTATTTAGAACCGCGTTGTACTATGTTGCTAAAAGCAGGTTTAAGTGCTGAAATAGTTTAA
- a CDS encoding BT_3928 family protein produces the protein MKILVAISRILVGVLFIISGLIKLNDPLGFSYKLQEYFSTDVLNIPFLEPYALGISVIVVVFEVVLGVFLLIGYKPKFTVWSLLGMIVFFTFLTFYSAYFDKVKDCGCFGDALKLTPWESFTKDVILLVFILVLFYGMKHIKPIFTKLPTTIIALVSFIWCLWFGYHVLMHLPTVDFRAYKIGDNLIENMSTPEDAPKAIQEFTWTFKVNGEEKEFVTNGSYPTVDGEYVGVETKVIKEGYQPSILDFSIETDEGDMTQEILAEEKLVIIVSYSLDSAEKDGLAAFMAKAKEAADKGYKVIGLTASGAEAKERIKADYNFDFEFYSCDEKALKTVVRANPGILELSKGTVKQKVHWNDIDDLKL, from the coding sequence ATGAAAATTTTAGTTGCAATTTCAAGAATACTAGTTGGTGTTTTATTTATTATTTCAGGATTAATAAAACTAAATGACCCTTTAGGGTTTTCATATAAATTGCAAGAATATTTCAGTACAGATGTTTTAAATATCCCTTTTTTAGAGCCTTATGCTTTAGGTATTTCTGTAATTGTTGTAGTGTTTGAAGTCGTTCTTGGTGTGTTTTTGTTAATTGGCTATAAACCTAAATTTACTGTTTGGAGCTTGTTAGGAATGATTGTTTTCTTCACGTTCCTTACGTTCTATTCGGCATATTTTGATAAGGTTAAAGATTGTGGTTGTTTTGGAGATGCTTTAAAATTGACACCTTGGGAAAGTTTTACTAAAGATGTTATTTTACTGGTTTTTATTCTAGTACTGTTCTATGGCATGAAACATATAAAACCTATTTTCACAAAATTGCCAACAACCATTATTGCATTAGTGAGTTTTATTTGGTGTTTATGGTTTGGATATCATGTATTAATGCATTTGCCTACAGTAGATTTTAGAGCATACAAAATAGGTGATAACCTCATAGAAAATATGAGTACACCAGAAGATGCTCCAAAGGCTATTCAAGAATTTACATGGACGTTTAAAGTAAATGGAGAAGAAAAAGAATTTGTGACCAACGGTTCATATCCAACAGTAGATGGCGAATACGTAGGTGTAGAAACTAAAGTTATAAAAGAAGGTTATCAACCATCAATTTTAGATTTTTCTATTGAAACTGACGAAGGCGATATGACCCAAGAAATTTTAGCAGAAGAGAAGCTAGTAATAATAGTATCATATAGTTTGGATAGCGCTGAAAAAGATGGGCTAGCAGCGTTTATGGCTAAAGCTAAAGAAGCAGCAGATAAAGGTTACAAGGTTATAGGATTAACAGCTTCTGGAGCTGAAGCTAAAGAGCGCATAAAGGCAGATTATAATTTCGATTTCGAATTTTATTCATGTGATGAAAAAGCCTTAAAAACAGTAGTTCGCGCTAATCCAGGTATTTTAGAACTAAGCAAGGGAACTGTAAAACAAAAAGTACATTGGAACGATATTGATGATCTTAAACTTTAA
- a CDS encoding OmpH family outer membrane protein produces MKKLTLPLSIIALIVSIFTILKTQSSSDLVYVDVNKLLDGYSRTKVVKAAFEEKAKTLNANVDSLMNDWQKEIKTYEKERSKMTKKELQLKQELLGNKQQQINNYQQAIQKQIQEEDKKSTQTVINDINDYIKTYGKKHKYKIIFGASGAGNIMYAEDATDLTQKVLEGLNAEFEGK; encoded by the coding sequence ATGAAAAAATTGACACTTCCATTATCGATTATAGCTTTAATAGTAAGCATTTTCACCATTTTAAAAACGCAATCATCCTCAGATTTGGTTTATGTAGATGTTAATAAGCTGCTCGATGGCTATAGCCGTACAAAAGTTGTAAAAGCCGCTTTCGAGGAAAAAGCAAAAACGCTTAATGCTAATGTTGATAGTTTAATGAACGATTGGCAAAAAGAAATAAAAACTTACGAAAAAGAACGCTCTAAAATGACAAAGAAAGAGCTGCAGCTTAAGCAAGAATTACTGGGCAATAAGCAACAGCAAATAAATAATTACCAACAGGCTATACAAAAGCAAATACAAGAGGAAGACAAAAAATCCACCCAAACGGTGATTAACGATATTAACGATTATATAAAAACTTACGGTAAAAAACATAAGTATAAAATAATTTTTGGTGCCAGTGGCGCTGGGAATATTATGTATGCCGAGGACGCTACAGATTTAACACAAAAAGTATTAGAAGGACTAAATGCAGAATTTGAAGGAAAATAA
- the folP gene encoding dihydropteroate synthase encodes MTINCKGTLIDLSTPKVMGILNITPDSFYDGGRYKNDASILNQVENMLSEGATFIDVGAYSSRPEANHVSEAEELKRIIPIVELLIKQFPSINLSIDTFRSNIAKECINTGAAIINDISGGKLDKKMLETVGKLGVPYVMMHMKGTPQTMQQYTDYNDLIKEIIYYFSERVAEARSHRINDIIIDPGFGFSKTLEHNYSLLNHLELLNMVELPMLVGVSRKSMIYKILDTNPNEVLNGTTSLNTIALLKGANILRVHDVKEAMECVKLTNQLN; translated from the coding sequence ATGACCATTAATTGTAAAGGAACACTTATTGATTTATCTACACCAAAGGTCATGGGAATTTTAAATATAACTCCTGATTCTTTTTACGATGGAGGACGCTACAAAAATGATGCTTCCATTTTAAATCAAGTTGAAAATATGTTAAGCGAAGGTGCTACGTTTATTGATGTTGGAGCTTATAGTTCACGCCCAGAAGCTAATCATGTAAGTGAAGCTGAAGAATTGAAACGAATCATTCCAATTGTTGAATTACTTATTAAACAATTTCCAAGTATTAATTTATCTATTGACACCTTTAGAAGTAATATTGCAAAGGAGTGTATAAATACAGGTGCTGCTATTATAAATGATATTTCTGGTGGAAAGTTAGATAAAAAAATGCTAGAGACCGTCGGTAAACTGGGAGTCCCTTATGTGATGATGCATATGAAAGGAACGCCACAAACCATGCAACAATACACAGATTATAATGATTTGATTAAAGAGATTATTTATTACTTTTCTGAAAGAGTAGCCGAAGCGAGATCTCATAGAATAAACGATATTATTATAGATCCTGGCTTTGGGTTTTCTAAAACACTTGAACACAATTATTCTCTTTTAAATCATCTGGAATTACTAAATATGGTAGAATTACCAATGCTTGTTGGTGTGAGTAGAAAATCTATGATTTATAAAATATTAGACACTAATCCAAACGAAGTTTTAAATGGCACCACATCGTTAAATACTATTGCTTTGTTAAAAGGCGCAAACATATTACGTGTTCATGATGTTAAAGAAGCCATGGAATGCGTAAAACTTACAAATCAACTTAATTAA
- a CDS encoding ABC transporter permease translates to MINYFLNKAFYALLTLFGVVTVIFFLFNVLPGDPAQMMLGQNEDSEQLAIVKAKYGFDKPVGTQYLYYLNDLSPISFHSNSEDDYTYLRDNKYSASKLFTIGNTTTVLKFPYLRESFTKQGKKVSQVLGETLPNTFVLAVSAIIIAMVLGLVLGVVSARFKDTWLDKLIQIVSTLGMSVPSFFSAILFAWFFGFLLHEYTNLEMTGSLYELDDFGEKNTIQWKNLILPAIVLGIRPLAVVIQLMRNSLLEVLNQDYIRTARSKGLSELQVIKNHAIKNALNPVVTAISGWFASMLAGAVFVEYIFGWNGLGKEIVNSLNTLDLPVIMGSVLIIALMFIIINIFVDIIYTWLDPKVKLQ, encoded by the coding sequence TTGATTAACTACTTTCTAAATAAAGCATTTTACGCATTACTTACATTATTTGGAGTTGTTACAGTTATTTTCTTTTTGTTTAATGTGCTTCCTGGTGACCCTGCTCAAATGATGTTGGGTCAAAATGAAGATAGTGAGCAACTAGCCATTGTAAAAGCAAAATATGGTTTTGATAAGCCAGTTGGAACACAATATTTATATTATTTAAATGATTTGTCGCCAATATCATTTCATTCAAATTCTGAAGACGATTACACATATTTAAGAGACAACAAATACTCAGCTAGTAAATTATTTACCATTGGAAATACTACCACAGTTTTAAAATTTCCGTATTTAAGAGAATCTTTTACTAAGCAAGGAAAAAAAGTAAGTCAAGTATTGGGTGAAACACTACCAAACACATTTGTTTTGGCAGTTTCGGCCATTATAATTGCGATGGTATTAGGATTAGTTTTAGGCGTTGTATCTGCACGTTTTAAAGATACTTGGTTAGATAAATTGATCCAAATTGTAAGTACGTTAGGTATGAGTGTGCCTTCATTTTTTAGTGCGATATTATTTGCATGGTTTTTTGGTTTCTTATTACATGAATATACCAATTTAGAAATGACAGGAAGTTTATATGAACTAGATGATTTTGGAGAAAAAAATACCATACAATGGAAAAATTTAATTCTTCCAGCCATTGTTTTGGGGATTCGTCCCTTGGCAGTGGTTATTCAATTAATGAGAAACTCTTTGCTTGAAGTATTAAATCAAGATTATATTCGTACAGCAAGATCAAAAGGATTGAGCGAATTACAAGTTATTAAAAACCATGCAATAAAAAATGCATTAAATCCTGTTGTGACCGCTATTTCAGGATGGTTTGCATCAATGCTAGCAGGTGCAGTATTTGTGGAGTATATTTTTGGTTGGAATGGTTTAGGAAAAGAAATAGTAAACTCTTTAAATACTTTAGATTTACCAGTAATAATGGGATCGGTGTTAATCATTGCTCTCATGTTTATTATCATAAATATTTTTGTAGATATTATATACACCTGGTTAGATCCAAAAGTTAAATTACAGTAA
- a CDS encoding diadenylate cyclase, translated as MEIFDDLLKFTVLDVIDIILVALLLYYVYKLIKGTVAINIFVGIVITYLIFLLVDALQMKMLTKILGGFMSVGIIALIVVFQPEIRKFLLMIGSTNIGSKSGITKRLNFLRTQAIHDTEAETVVAACVKMGSSKTGALIVLERNNNLDFLLATGDEMNIKVTQPILESIFFKNSPLHDGAIIIAENVIKATRVILPVNNEKNIPERFGLRHRAAIGITEKTDALAIVVSEETGQISYIKNGEFIMYKNTEELVEKIKEDLT; from the coding sequence TTGGAAATATTTGACGACTTATTAAAATTTACTGTTCTAGATGTTATAGATATTATTTTAGTAGCTCTACTACTATACTACGTTTACAAGCTAATTAAAGGAACTGTTGCTATCAATATTTTTGTAGGTATTGTTATTACATATCTTATTTTTTTACTAGTTGATGCTTTACAAATGAAAATGCTTACTAAGATTCTTGGTGGGTTTATGAGTGTAGGTATTATTGCCTTAATTGTAGTGTTTCAACCAGAAATTAGAAAATTTCTATTAATGATTGGCTCCACTAACATTGGTTCTAAAAGTGGTATAACTAAACGCCTAAATTTTTTAAGAACCCAAGCTATCCATGATACAGAAGCTGAAACAGTTGTAGCTGCTTGTGTAAAAATGGGAAGTTCAAAAACAGGCGCTTTAATTGTATTAGAACGCAACAATAACCTTGACTTTTTATTAGCTACTGGAGACGAAATGAATATTAAGGTTACCCAACCCATTTTGGAAAGTATTTTTTTTAAGAACAGTCCTTTACATGACGGTGCTATAATTATAGCAGAGAATGTTATTAAAGCAACACGCGTTATTCTTCCAGTTAACAATGAAAAAAACATCCCAGAACGATTTGGCTTAAGACATCGTGCTGCCATAGGAATTACTGAAAAAACAGACGCACTTGCCATTGTAGTTTCCGAAGAAACAGGACAAATTTCTTATATTAAAAATGGCGAATTTATTATGTATAAAAACACTGAAGAACTTGTTGAAAAAATTAAGGAAGACTTGACTTAA
- a CDS encoding response regulator — MSKVNVLIVEDEPLIINSLEHIFGHLSNISSKLDFKIQSSRDCDSALLEINKAVKGTPLDLVLLDINIPASKCKELLSGEDLGIELKNTFPDVKIIVFTSHQDNYRLNNILQNLDPDGFIIKNEVGFNDIMKAISKVLTNPPYYSDRVLKLIRRHVSNEVVLDKIDRQLLYLLSKGTKTKDIPDYIRLSKSGVERRKRNLKEIFQIENKEDKVLLEIAIEKGFI; from the coding sequence ATGAGTAAAGTTAATGTATTGATAGTGGAAGACGAACCACTAATAATAAACTCGTTAGAACACATTTTTGGGCATTTAAGTAACATTAGTTCAAAGTTGGATTTTAAAATACAATCCTCTAGGGATTGTGATTCGGCATTATTAGAAATAAATAAGGCTGTAAAAGGTACGCCTCTTGATTTAGTATTACTTGATATAAATATTCCTGCTTCAAAATGTAAAGAACTCTTATCTGGTGAGGATTTAGGGATAGAGTTAAAAAACACTTTCCCAGATGTTAAAATAATTGTTTTTACATCTCATCAAGATAACTATAGGTTAAACAACATTTTACAAAATTTAGATCCAGATGGATTTATAATTAAAAATGAAGTTGGCTTTAACGACATAATGAAAGCAATTTCTAAAGTATTAACTAACCCTCCTTATTATAGTGATAGAGTATTGAAATTGATAAGACGACATGTGTCTAATGAAGTTGTACTTGATAAAATTGACAGACAGTTATTATACTTGCTTTCAAAAGGAACTAAAACAAAAGATATCCCAGACTATATTAGACTCTCTAAAAGTGGAGTTGAGAGGCGAAAACGAAACCTAAAAGAAATTTTTCAAATAGAAAATAAAGAAGATAAAGTTCTTTTAGAAATAGCAATAGAAAAAGGTTTTATTTAA
- the prmA gene encoding 50S ribosomal protein L11 methyltransferase, producing MSNTIYIGYYFIVEPLVPAVEILIAELGYAGFESFVETENGVTAYIQKEEWSSDILDDVQILKSDEFKISYTFDQIEQTNWNEEWEKNFQPIVVDDVCTVRAPFHNVSKTKHDIIIEPKMSFGTGHHETTHMMIQHILNNDFTNKSVLDMGCGTGVLAILAEIKGATRIDAIDIDNWCYLNSLENIERNNCKHISVYEGDASLLKEKEYDVIIANINRNILLADMSKYVTCLKKEGLLFLSGFYKDDIPIINKESSKYGLKLKEKLERNNWVSLKFIN from the coding sequence ATGTCAAACACAATTTATATTGGTTATTATTTTATTGTAGAGCCTTTAGTTCCAGCGGTAGAAATTCTTATTGCAGAACTTGGATATGCAGGATTTGAAAGTTTCGTAGAAACAGAAAATGGCGTCACAGCCTATATTCAAAAAGAAGAATGGAGTAGTGATATTTTGGATGATGTCCAAATTCTAAAGTCCGACGAATTTAAAATCAGTTACACATTTGATCAGATAGAACAAACCAATTGGAATGAAGAGTGGGAAAAGAATTTTCAACCAATAGTTGTTGATGATGTTTGTACAGTGAGAGCACCTTTTCATAATGTGTCTAAGACGAAACACGACATTATAATCGAGCCAAAAATGAGTTTTGGCACAGGACATCATGAAACTACACATATGATGATTCAACATATTTTAAATAATGATTTCACAAACAAATCGGTGTTAGATATGGGTTGTGGTACAGGGGTTTTAGCAATTTTGGCCGAAATAAAAGGTGCTACAAGAATAGATGCAATAGATATTGATAATTGGTGTTATTTAAATAGTTTAGAGAATATCGAGCGAAATAATTGCAAACATATTTCGGTATATGAAGGTGATGCAAGTCTTTTAAAAGAAAAAGAGTATGATGTTATTATAGCAAACATTAACAGAAATATTTTATTAGCAGATATGTCAAAATATGTTACTTGTCTTAAAAAAGAAGGACTGTTATTTTTAAGCGGATTTTACAAAGATGATATCCCAATAATTAATAAGGAATCCTCTAAATATGGATTGAAACTTAAAGAAAAGTTAGAAAGAAATAACTGGGTTTCACTAAAATTTATAAATTAG
- a CDS encoding heavy-metal-associated domain-containing protein, whose protein sequence is MKTTLEIQNLKCGGCANTITTRLSAIDHINNVVVNNDDNTVSFDYEEATHLTEAKVLLSKLGYPIVGENNPLTKKAKSFVSCAVGRMNN, encoded by the coding sequence ATGAAAACTACCTTAGAAATACAAAACTTGAAATGCGGTGGTTGTGCAAATACTATTACCACGAGACTGAGTGCGATTGATCATATTAACAATGTTGTAGTTAATAATGATGATAACACTGTTAGCTTTGATTATGAAGAAGCTACTCATTTAACCGAAGCCAAAGTACTCCTATCTAAACTTGGATATCCAATTGTTGGCGAAAATAATCCGCTAACTAAAAAAGCAAAATCTTTTGTAAGTTGCGCAGTTGGTAGAATGAATAATTAA